In one Zalophus californianus isolate mZalCal1 chromosome 10, mZalCal1.pri.v2, whole genome shotgun sequence genomic region, the following are encoded:
- the LOC113932100 gene encoding LOW QUALITY PROTEIN: autism susceptibility gene 2 protein-like (The sequence of the model RefSeq protein was modified relative to this genomic sequence to represent the inferred CDS: inserted 1 base in 1 codon; deleted 4 bases in 4 codons; substituted 1 base at 1 genomic stop codon), protein MHTAPEISQDSKELSEDLHLENWDKRLEEARSAQSGRKSGARGPSAAAAAPSCHLSSLGARGAGGGRRWSSLELGAGGRGRRPRAERWREPSQPRALPAARPPPASSGQEAPSAPRSPSGSPAAAALRRRARRDRPRIKTPGASASSASAAAAGPGPLRAPRPRLGPLLSASPGRRPARERCSGPRRARPTRAPQERPGGNGRARTGRSPSRPPPAPGLGRAGCVRGAGARPPPAAALVRIWVPCIRFQTFARNRGETCGRSPVGVGRFLFVCLAGFYPGLCPSPIVSPAKEPNHELGADRTALTLCNQASDASSEKLFNTVIVNKDPELGVVTLPEHDSQDAGPIVPKISGLERSQEKSQDCCQEPIFEPLVLKDPCPQVPQPLPQAQAEPQPRAPSPDPDLVQRTEAPPQPPRPSTQPPQAPPEAERQPAPQPPVQRPPRPQSPAQLLHQSLPPVQAHPSSQSLSQPLSAYNSFSLSLNSLISSRSGTPGKTQPAPPHISHRPSASPFPLALPNHRPLHSFTPTLQPPAHSHHPNMFAPPTALPPPLPLTSGSLQVPGHPAGSTYSEQDILRQDLNTCFLASQSADRGASLGPPPYLQTEFHQHQHQHQHTHQHTFTPYPRPAILPTAIMRTPAPPMLFRSYPPAVWGIPPMIPPTGPFGSLQGAFQPKTSNLIDVAARPGTVPHTLFQKDRRLTDHFRTMLRKPGKWCAVHVHIAWQIYHHKQKVKKQMQSDPHKLDFGLKPEFLSRPPGPSLLGAIHHPHDLARPSTLFSAAEPFNRLSTFTGLTAVGGNAFGGLGSPSVTPNSMFGHNDGPSVQNFSNPHEPWNRLHRTPPSFPTPLPWLKPGELDRRVPAATQDRDRDVDKXDSSVSKDDKERESVEKRHSSHPSPAPSLPVSTLGHNCSSTEEQIRGHLNTEAREKDKSKERERDHLESRKDLTADKHKAKESHLPKKDSHGHEGRAVGEEAKQLARVPSPYVWTPVVESARPNSTSGREAEPRKSEPAYENPKKSWEVKVKEEHKEDHDLPPEAPQTHRSSEAPPPNSSSSVHLGPLASMPMMVGVTGIHPRNSISSLDRTRMMTPFIGISPIPGRDRFLYPSFHWDPIRDPLRDPYRELDIHWRDPLGRDFLLRNDLLHQXERQLYEADRSFRNREPHDYNHHHHHHHHPLSVHPRREHERGAHLDERERLHMLREDYEHTRLHWVHPASLDDLPHPSLITPGLPSMHYPRISPTAGHQNGLLNKTRPTAALSAPPPLISTLGGRPILPQRTTPLSAEMRERPPSHTLKDIEAR, encoded by the exons ATGCACACTGCTcctgagatctcacaagattccAAAGAGCTCTCCGAAGATTTGCACTTAGAAAAC TGGGATAAGCGTCTGGAGGAGGCGCGCTCGGCGCAGTCGGGGAGGAAGTCCGGAGCCAGGGGCCCcagtgccgccgccgccgccccctccTGCCACCTGTCCAGCCTGGGAGCCCGCGGCGCCGGCGGCGGCCGCCGATGGAGTTCACTTGAGCTGGGAGCTGGCGGGAGAGGCAGGCGCCCGCGAGCGGAGCGCTGGCGGGAGCCCAGCCAGCCCCGGGCGCTCCCCGCCGCCCGCCCTCCGCCCGCGAGCTCCGGCCAGGAGGCGCCGTCGGCCCCGCGCAGCCCGTCCGGCTCCCCGGCCGCTGCAGCCCTCCGGCGCCGCGCCCGGAGAGATCGGCCCCGAATAAAGACTCCCGGAGCGTCGGCCTCCAGCgcctcggcggcggcggcgggaccAGGACCA CTCCGCGCGCCGCGGCCGCGGCTCGGGCCGCTCCTCTCCGCCTCACCCGGCCGCCGGCCCGCCCGGGAACGCTGCTCGGGTCCCCGCCGTGCCCGGCCGACCCGCGCGCCGCAGGAGCGGCCCGGAGGCAACGGGCGGGCGCGGACCGGGCGCTCCCCcagccgcccgccgcccgcgcccggcCTCGGCCGCGCTGGATGTGTGCGCGGCGCTGGCGCTCGGCCGCCGCCGGCTGCTGCTCTCGTACGGATTTGGGTCCCGTGCATCCGCTTTCAGACTTTCGCGAGGAACCGAGGAGAGACTTGCGGACGCAGCCCGGTCGGAGTTGGGCGTTTTCTCTTCGTGTGTTTGGCTGGTTTTTACCCTggtctctgcccatcccccatcgTGAGTCCTGCTAAGGAACCAAACCACGAACTTGGGGCTGACAGGACCGCTTTAACCCTTTGCAACCAGGCATCAGATGCCAGCTCTGAAAAACTCTTCAATACTGTTATTGTAAACAAAGATCCGGAGTTAGGTGTTGTCACGCTCCCGGAACATGACAGCCAGGATGCAGGGCCGATTGTCCCCAAGATATCGGGTCtagagagaagccaggagaagAGCCAGGACTGTTGCCAAGAGCCGATCTTTGAGCCCCTGGTGCTTAAAGACCCCTGCCCTCAGGTCCCTCAGCCGCTGCCCCAGGCCCAGGCGGAGCCCCAGCCACGAGCTCCTTCTCCAGACCCCGACCTGGTGCAGCGCACAGAGGCCCCGCCTCAGCCCCCACGTCCAAGCACACAGCCACCACAGGCGCCCCCAGAGGCCGAGCGTCAGCCCGCCCCTCAGCCTCCAGTGCAGAGGCCACCGAGGCCGCAGTCCCCTGCCCAGCTCCTCCACCAGAGCCTCCCGCCCGTGCAGGCCCACCCCTCGTCCCAGAGCCTCTCCCAGCCATTGTCAGCCTACAACAGCTTTAGCTTAAGCCTCAACAGCTTAATCAGTAGCAGAAGCGGCACTCCAGGGAAGACTCAGCCCGCCCCTCCTCACATCTCTCATCGCCCCTCGGCCTCCCCGTTCCCCCTTGCACTGCCCAACCACAGGCCCCTGCACAGCTTCACgcccaccctccagccccccgCACACTCACATCACCCCAATATGTTTGCCCCTCCCACGGCTTTGCCTCCTCCACTGCCTCTGACTTCAGGGAGTCTGCAGGTCCCCGGACACCCAGCTGGAAGCACTTACTCAGAACAAGACATCTTGCGACAGGACCTGAACACGTGTTTTCTGGCCTCTCAGAGCGCTGACCGTGGGGCGTCCCTGGGCCCTCCGCCCTACCTGCAGACCGAGttccaccagcaccagcaccagcatcAGCACACGCACCAGCACACCTTCACGCCgtacccccgcccc gccatccTGCCCACCGCCATCATGCGGACGCCAGCACCTCCCATGCTCTTCCGTTCCTACCCTCCTGCAGTATGGGGCATCCCCCCTATGATCCCACCCACTGGCCCTTTTGGT TCACTACAAGGAGCATTTCAGCCGAAGACATCCAACCTTATCGATGTTGCTGCTCGACCCGGGACAGTCCCACACACTCTGTTCCAAAAGGACCGGAGGTTGACAGATCATTTCAGAACTATGTTAAGGAAACCAGGGAAGTGGTGTGCTGTGCATGTTCACATCGCCTGGCAGATCTACCACCACAAACAGAAAGTCAAGAAACAAATGCAGTCAGACCCACATAAGCTGGACTTCGGATTGAAACCCGAGTTCCTGAGCCGCCCCCCGGGTCCCAGCCTCCTTGGAGCCATCCACCACCCCCATGACCTGGCCCGGCCTTCAACTTTGTTCTCTGCTGCTGAGCCTTTTAACCGACTGTCTACATTCACTGGCCTCACAGCTGTTGGTGGCAATGCCTTCGGAGGACTCGGA TCTCCTTCAGTTACACCGAACTCAATGTTTGGCCACAATGATGGCCCCAGTGTGCAGAACTTTAGCAATCCTCATGAACCCTGGAACCGGCTACACCGAACGCCTCCATCgttccccacccctctgccctggCTGAAGCCAGGGGAGCTGGACCGTAGGGTGCCTGCTGCAACTCAGGACAGAGATAGAGATGTAGATAAATGAGACTCATCTGTTAGTAAAGatgacaaagaaagggaaagcgTTGAGAAAAGACACTCCAGCCACCCTTCACCAGCACCTAGCCTCCCGGTGAGCACCCTGGGACATAACTGTAGCTCCACTGAA GAACAGATCAGGGGTCATTTGAACACTGAGGCTCGCGAGAAAGACAAAtccaaagagagggagagagaccactTGGAATCCCGCAAGGACCTGACCGCCGACAAGCACAAGGCAAAGGAGAGTCACCTGCCCAAGAAGGACAGCCACGGCCACGAGGGGAGAGCCGTGGGTGAAGAGGCCAAGCAACTGGCCCGGGTGCCATCGCCCTATGTGTGGACCCCCGTCGTGGAGAGCGCCAGGCCCAACAGCACCTCGGGCCGCGAGGCTGAGCCGCGCAAGAGCGAGCCGGCCTACGAGAACCCCAAGAAGAGCTGGGAGGTCAAGGTGAAGGAGGAGCACAAAGAAGACCACGACCTGCCTCCGGAGGCCCCGCAGACCCACCGGTCTTCGGAGGCGCCTCCTCCAAACTCCTCGTCCAGTGTGCACCTGGGGCCCCTGGCGTCGATGCCCATGATGGTGGGGGTGACGGGCATTCACCCCAGGAACAGCATCAGCAGCCTGGACAGGACTCGCATGATGACTCCTTTCATAGGCATCAGTCCCATCCCGGGCAGAGATCGGTTCCTGTACCCTTCTTTCCATTGGGACCCCATACGGGACCCTTTGAGGGATCCCTACCGAGAACTTGACATTCACTGGAGAGACCCGCTGGGCAGGGACTTCCTGCTGAGGAACGACCTTCTCCACC TAGAGAGACAGCTGTACGAAGCCGATCGCTCCTTCAGGAACAGGGAGCCTCACGactacaaccatcaccaccaccaccaccaccaccctctgtCCGTGCACCCTCGGCGGGAACACGAGCGCGGGGCGCACCTGGACGAGCGGGAGCGCTTGCACATGCTCAGAGAAGACTATGAGCACACGCGGCTCCACTGGGTGCACCCCGCCTCCCTGGACGACCTGCCGCACCCCAGCCTCATCACCCCAGGGCTCCCCAGCATGCACTACCCCCGGATCAGCCCCACAGCGGGACACCAGAACGGACTGCTCAACAAGACCCGTCCGACGGCCGCGCTGAGCGCGCCCCCGCCGCTCATCTCCACGCTGGGGGGCCGCCCCATCTTGCCCCAAAGGACTACTCCTCTGTCGGCAGAGATGAGGGAGAGGCCTCCTTCCCACACTCTGAAGGATATTGAAGCTCGGTAA